The Sabethes cyaneus chromosome 1, idSabCyanKW18_F2, whole genome shotgun sequence DNA segment ccggatctctcgttaagaaaacttgccaaaaagcttggatttcttccaagcactgttcacagtgttttaaaatcgttcgatactcgcttgacaacagctaggaagaagggaagtggaacaaaaacggattaGAGGAACCTCCACAAGGGCATGCGAaggcaaaacaaatattacggaggagaccaggggtgacattgcgattctcgtttcgagcgaTATTGGTTCGTTTGGCCCATTCATtcaacgtggtcgaaacgaaccaaaaccactcgaaacgagaatcgcaatgtcaccccagatctttctgtacataccattgctcgtaaaataaaaatgtcgccaacattcgtgcacacttctaagcaacgataaggcatgaagtctttcaaggtgaggactgtgccaaaccgtaatgataagcaaaatacgacggccaaaacacgcgctcgtaagctttatcgcgaatatttaactaagtttccatgcgttataatggacgatgaaacgtatgtcctagaagactttaaacagcttcctggtatgccTTTTTACACTACCATTAAACGGAATGGgattgcagagcattttaggacaaaaaagaaagccaagttccccaaaaaatatttagtatggcaggtcatatgcagctgtggtcgagcaagcaaaggttacatcactacgggtaCGGTTAACacggaaatataccgtgaagaatgcctgcagaaacgattgttaccattcatacacagccatgatgtaccctcgctgatttggcctgatttggcaccctgtcactacgccaaagttgttttggaatggtatgatgctaatggagtccatattgtaccgaaggaggcgaggAGGTCCACCTAACTGTTCAGAGTTAAGCCCCATCGAACgatattgggctttggtgaagagagagctgtcccagcacaaaccaCAAGCAACaattatagataaatttcgaaaatcttggacaaacgcagctaaattggttgccaacaagtctgcactgaccctcatggcaagggtaaactccaaagttcgtaaatgtttcatgcagaccaaataagtaatgttaatttgtttgataactattaacgatacacacataaatgatataaaattgtttcatgcattaaacttctagcaaattttttttattgcaaaattgaggtgtccagattttgtcgcgaactgCCCTTAAGCGCTGGCGCTCGTTCGAACTCCACTAAGGGATAATTCCCACTAGTCAGGAAACCTGGGAAAATGAATGCACCCGAATAGAAGTAGGTTCTGCGGGGTTCCCGGGTACTTTAGGGGAACAATGCCAGATTCGCGAAGTGAAATAGATGTAAAAATCTATTCAAAATCCTCAAATGCTcacaaaataaacaacaaagtttttttttgttagaataTAGTCACTTGGATCactaacagcttgggtcattcgtgacttctgtggggctGGGATTTtgacccgggtcctcggcgtgagaggcgtgaatgctaaccactacaatTGCAATTACAATTGcgctttaaggtgaaggtcgtcaaaGTTCAGTTGCatattttactgatttcagtactttcacTACGAGAACAGaattgctagtagtaggtaataatctgttatgaacaattatgaaacgtagaatcgcgtatctatttttgctgttgaacgagatccgacagtaattcttttacataaaatgctgtttacggtgaattttattatcagtgaattttataagtatattttcgacactttacgaccattaatttaatagcgaaaattgtTGGACAATTTCAtcctcaacgtaaatatggcatcactccacagATACAcacgtttccttggtaacgtacaacaacgacggccgcgaattcggaattgcaatcgaaacgaagtaaagtttttcatatcaattcaagtgaacagtttgggtaaaatcattataatatcttaccaaataactattcgggtggtaaattaaagttttctgtgtctcaagttaagtttcgcgagtgatgtgacgactggaacggtcgaaaaaaattaataaaaaattgacggcgaaaaagtgtAAATACAGTGATGacttttaattgggcagaaatctcagtatttagtgtaatttatgccccaaaaagtaatagaagcagcagcagcttttAGGTCCAAGTAAATCGCATCTACTAGAGCTTTGTTGCTCATATTCTTTGCGCAAAATGATACAAAGTCCACCAGATTAGTTTCCACTGAACGTGCCGGATAGAAACCATGTTGCGTCGTGCTGATATAGTGTCGGTTTCAAACACTTTTGACTCGGCACACAAAGAGGTTATGCCTCGATAGTTCGCTACGTTGCATTTATCCCCTTTTTTGAAAACGGGAAACATACAAGATGGCTTCCACTTGGCAGGAAAGCGTTGGTGTTGAAGAGATAAATTGAACAACCGGGTCAACGGATCGGCTAAATATGCAGAACATTTTTTTTAGTATAGTTGGAGGTACAATGCCAGAACCAGGCGAGAGAGATGGCTTTATTTTAGCAATTGCTGCTAAGACGCACTGCTCGCTGATATCAGAAATATACATATTTAGAACAGTAGATGGCACTTCACTCAGAGCTTTCGGCCAAATATcatttcggccttctgtgacagttactgaaattcggccatttggatttcggctattcgttattcggtcatttgtgtttcggccattcagtACCAGCGCACGAAGCAAAGCCCGGTGCTTGGAACTGCAGTTCACTTAATTTCGCAGATGGCGACcgggtgctgctcgaacagcttgaaACCCTGAAAAACCCGGCATCGTAGCTGTGCAGAAATACGctttatgacaaggcctgcgtaacATAATTCttccatctaattcggttcaTGGCAGCCGGTCTCCAGTTCCGTGGACACTCACTTTTAAACTCACGGCTgctattgttgtcctctgttgccagtgagccaaggtatacgaacttgtCTACTACATCAAACTCATAGCCGTTGAAAACCACGGTACTGCTTAAATGGACCCTGTGACGCTCGGTttcgcccgccagcatatacctCGTTTGAGACGTATtgatcttcaacccaatcttctctgtttcacgttttagtctggtgtactgatcttccatcacCCCAATTGTTCTGGCGACAGCGTTTACGTCGTCGGTAAAGtaaataaattgactggatttatcgaaaatcgtgcccctcaattcgatcgccgctcgtcttttAGCACCTTCAAATGCAAtgctgaatagcaggcaggaaagactaactccttgtcgaagtcccccctgcgagattcggatgggtccgacaatccaacCATCGTAGCCataataagtctagtaagcttacccggaaagccgttttcgctCAGAATTCTCcatcttgtcggtttacactatcatatgcggctttgaaatcgatgaacaggtgatgcgtaaGGACTCAAAATTCGTTGTTCTTCTGGAGggtctgccgcagggtgaagatttgatcCGTTGAAAACCGACCCTctatgaagcccgcctgatagcttcccacgaatctattggctGCTGGCGACAGTTGATGGAAGATTGCTTGGGAAGGCACtctgtaggcggcattcagctTATCGCAttttcccatcgtacatctggtgaaagtcggtaggctatggTGGGTCGAACGGACACTTCGTtaggatgctggacgactgtgCATCGAatacagttctcttcaacaacctcaccggcaccaggaagtGACtggtgacttctgagacgacttggaaattggcgacaaggggcccaagattgagttgaatgaagacgactgcttgaaacagtacgGGCCACCCAGACGCGACGCTTAAAAAATCTATTATTGTTTGGTGCGCCCGAAGTGacccaacttttttttttttttgaacaagACAAATCCGTAGATTTACGGGGATAGATCTGACACCTCGGGCACATTCTGCTATGTCAAAACCATTATTTTGCATATTCCTGATTCGAATGCTGTTAAGGGTACTTTTTTACCAGTCTTTTGTGGTTCAAGGATTATGTAAGTGAGTGAGTCACGGGGACCTAGGAGAAAAGTTAGGTTCGAATCAGGTTAAATAATGGCATTATAGCTTAGTTTAATCCACGGATCTCCTAGTTTGGTAAAACAGAACGTACTCTGAACCTAGTAACTGCTGCTTcaatgacccccccccccccccccccaccacgTTGCTAAATTTCCACCCATTCCCTTTCCCGTTTTGGTACACCCTGGAGATCCCATAAAATTCCTGTGTTTCATGATTTTCTACTACCATTTCCATCGTCTATTGGAAGGACTagtaaaaaatgtataatttcaTTAATTAGAATCAATACAAAACCATTAGGTTGATCGACTCAGTACAGTGCTGGATCGTAGGTTTAGCAAGGCTCATTTGAGTGAATGACTATTTCCTTCTTAGAATGTTACGAATTAAACACTAAAAACTGCATTTTCGAGAGAGACATCGACTACACGTCGCTCCGACGCTGATAAGCATTCGGTTTTGGTTTGCCTGCAGTGGGTCGcgttatcagtctaccttgaaCCGTCGAACGCTGATGATGAGACGAACTACAGCCGCCGCAACTCTGTTCCCGTTGTTCGTTGCCGTCGTGGTGGCACGAAATTCGTCTCCGGTTTGGGATATCACGACCAGTTGTGCGATCCCCAACGAAGCTAGCCGCGGTACCTGTGTAAGTCCAGAGCACTGTTCCGCCTATCAACGTATCAACGATGTTGGCAGTCTCAGCTCCATTGGCAGATTGAGCTTTCTGCGTCGGTTGCAATGCACCGGAATGGACGAAGGCAACATTTGTTGTCCACGAAGTGGGAACGATTACAGGTAGGCTGTCGTTGTTCTAAATAGTTTTCAAGCGATTGATCCATGTTCTCGATCGCTAGACAACCCTCAATGAACGAAAGCCTTCCGAAAAGGGAGCGGGAGAAACCAATAACCGTGGGTAGTCGGATGGGTGGTGGAAGTAACGATGACGCGCCTTGTGGGCACCAGAGTTTCGGCCAGAAGCTGCTGGGCGGTCAGATTACCGACATCGATGAGTTTCCGTGGATGGCAATGCTGTTGTATGATTCGATGGGGGAAGGCACAAGTGCGCTATCCCCGGGCTGCGGAGGGGCGCTAATCAGTAAATCGTTTGTGGTTACAGCGGCACACTGTCTGGTCGGAAAAGTGATTCAGAAAAAGGGTCCACTGTGAGTACTTCGTTCTCTCGCCGCAGGTTTAGAGTTGATTAAATCATTCGTTTCTTTTACAGAAAGTTTGTCCGTTTAGGAGAGTACGATTTAAATAGGGATCCGGATTGTTTGTTGGATGACAAATTTGAGGACTGCACCGATGGAAAAGTAGACATAAAACCTAAACGTACTCTGCCGCATTCACAGTACGCAGCCAACAGTCCAAGCCAGCATCATGACATCGGTCTTATTCAGCTTGAGAGGCCGGTAGCGTTTACAGCCTTTATACAGCACATCTGTCTGCCAGAGCCAACAGCAACTACAGGAATGGCTGTCGGTGCAAAATTGAATGTTTGTGGTTGGGGACGGACCGACTTTTTCCGTAGCGACCTGGGAGGACACGCCGTCAGTCCGGTGAAGTTAAAGGTTGTACTGCCGGTCGTCGACCACCAGAGCTGCCGGGAGATTTATCGACCGCATAAGTTGGAACTCGGCAGCGGTCAAATGTGTGCCGGTGGGCACAAGGCTAAGGATTCCTGTGCTGGAGACAGTGGATCACCGCTAATGTTTTTCGATAGCAAGAAAGGAACGTGGATTTTGACCGGACTggttagtttgggagtgcaaaAGTGCGGCACTGAGGGTAGACCTGGAATCTACACCAATGTAAGGGAGTATTTGGGATGGATTCAGAAAAATTCTGTTTAGTACAAAACAAGTTTAATAAAATGATGCAATTAGGTTGGAAAAACTAATCTAGTTTGTGTGTCTTTTGATCCATGGGAGATATTCCCTAACGTTGGTGTAGATCCCGGGTCGGTCGGCTGTGCCACACTCCATGGCTCCACGGCTTACGATTCCCGCCAGAACCCACTGCTGTCGATTGCTGTCGTAGAACATTAACGGCGACCCGCTGTCTCCTGCGCAGGAATCATGACCTTTTCTACCGCCGGCACAAATCTGTCCTTGACTCAGAGAAATTTGCTGAGATCTATATGCTTCACGACAGTTATTTGGATCTACGAACGGCAGGAGGGACTTCATCTTAATTGGACTGTTTGTTTTGCCACCAactgtaaaataacaaaaaaaacactCAGTCACTGTAGGGCAAAATCATCGCCACCAATACTTACAAAAATTCGTTTTCCCCCAGCCACAAACATTAAGCGTCTTCCCGGATTGTAGGCCGGTGTTGAAGCCTCGCTCTGGCAAACAGATCGGTCGTAGAAAGTCGGTATACTCCGCGATACGATCGATCTTGATCAACGCAATATCGTGGTGCTGTTGGTCACTATGCGATACGTAATCCGGATGAATTATGATCGCAAGAGGACGGGCGTCGATTTTTCTCTCAGCGCAATCCCTCACTGCACTTCCTCTTTCGTATTCAATCATACAGTCCGGATCGGAGTGGATATTGTACTCCCGCAATCGAACGAATTGGCTGTGGAACGAATACGGTTAGGCTAATCACTCGTCAATCGGATTTCTTGTACTTACAGTGGTCCGTAACGGTCGTAACTTTTTCCTGTAACGCAGTGAGCGGCTGTTAGAACGTGGGACCGTCCGATAACAACGGCACCGCACCCTTGAAGACCGTTTCGATAGAATAAAAGTGCTGCCCATGGGAACTCATCAATTGCGGTTATCGACCCTAAGATTTTCGGCACAAACGTCTGAATACCACAATCGTCATCATTTCCGAAGCGAGTGTCTACATCTAGCGAGTTATTACGATCGCGCTGTTTGACATTGACCGCAGAAAGCTGCGGAAGTTTATAACTGTGACCTTGTGGGCAGCAGATTAAAGTTTGGTTATCAGATGAGCACTGCAGCGCGCTGATGAAGCTTACTCGGCCGACAGAGAGCACTTCGGAAGGGTTACTTATCTGCTGGTAGGCGTGGCATTCGCTTGGTGACACACAAATCCCATCCGAGGATTCGTTCGGAATGCTGCATCTGGTGTGAGACTCCCAAACCGGTAATTCATCTGGTTGTAATTCGAATTGTTTTAATCAGTTACATCGCTTACGAAGTTGAGTCAGTCTTACCTTGCTGTTGAGAACTTCTAGCTATCAGCAGGACTAACAGAATGAGTCTAGTCAACATTTGAGCACTTAGCGTCCGACTAATTTAAGCACCGTAAATAAAATGCAGCAATTGAGTGAGGTCGCGTCGGTGATCACCATCGTTTATAAACATGACGATAATCACTAACTACCTAGCCTAAGTCCGTTATCTCGTGAGTGAGCAGTCAACAGCAACCACCACCGTACTGCTCGTAAAGTTTTAATTTCTCTCCCAACCATACCATGCCGCGGGATGAGCCAGGAAAGGAAATAGCGTGATAAGCGGACGATCTAGCAGTGCGCGTCCCGGCGAGTGCGGGAGAGCGGGAATCCCCACAAGCAGCCCGGGCGTGCCCAGGGTGTGGGGCCTCTTCCGATTGAATAGTTCGGGTAATTCTACAATCGAATGTTGAACTTTGTTGGGAACAGGTCGCGACACATTTGGAACTGTTTGCATCTTCAGTTGTGTTAGTTGCGCCACGCAGATCACCGAGCCCCAGTCTACCCTCAAAGTGCCGCGATCCAGTCGAGCCGTATGTAACCTTGCAATAGCTACTAGGGCGCCACACCCGCTACTCAGGAGAAGGATCGTTGTTTGACATGAGTGATATAAAACTTGCGAATTATAGTGAAAATGACAGATGAACGGATATAATCGACTTCAGAAGTCGTAGCTGATCCTTAATAATTATctaaaattaaactgtgttagctcttttcaaaatttcaaattacaaTTGTTAGCGCATGTAATTATATAGTGatctttccaaaaaaaatgaaaattactaGCATCACTAATTATTTCTTGGGAGCTTTACGTTAACCTTCCGTTGCTCGcgtcaacttttgtaacacgaatactcgcgcgttgtattttgtacaacactttttatctcggaatatctcggaatcctggctatatagaaagttactgtcttcagcaaagttaatcaatAGGTTAAGACCTCTCATTTGGGGGatagaattttataagtttgtcaccaggcgGCGCCGAAACCCGCTGAAAATTGTACATCTTACAATTACGGTCACATACAAGTTGCAGTATTCGGAAAGATCCTTTTATCGTTCCTACATGATGTAGCATTCtgttgattaaatttttttctagcagttattatgttttcttaaatatttttcacataaaacatcTCATCACATAAACTATATGGTaacatttctgctgttggcagaaagtagggcatctgtggttagaaagtagggctgatgtggtgttttgatttacttgggtaggatgtttagaaagttttttgcacagtgaTGATACATAGTGCGAAAATTGGATACTTCCGTTCATCAGCCTGGCACTTTTGgtccactaaaacattttctgaaaacaggatcttacaaataaacagattccgtagatagaacacattcagaaaactagcccatacactagcgccgtgaaGTCACGAAATTATGAACTTTTGCACTCCTGTGAAATGACCATCAactgctgaataactttgttgtatacagaaaccattttctcttatgaagaaataagagaaaattttAGTAGGGACCAAGTGCGGTACCCCTCACACACCGCTTGCATCGATTCTGCGATTTCGGTTCATGCTCATCTATTTTGCTGAacagtttaaagcattaatgtattgaataattatgtcattttgttcataataagtttattgaagaatacattttggtttgacatcggtctgttactttaaaacaaaatggcatccaaaaatctacaagtgttctacaaaatacaacagcgcgagtaacagAAGGTTAATAAACTAGTGGGCGGCTGCAACCACACGTTTGTTTGCCCAACAGCCGAGTTAATAAAGGTAAATCTcataattctaaatctaattgtaattaaaatttaggtttcCAGAAATTCGCtttgaattttaaaacaaatcttCTTACTATTACATCGGGGGAAGCTTCATTATCTGAACCAAAAACCACGTCTTGCTGCGTTGCATTTATCTATATGACATTTTTCGATTTATATTCTCCCGTTATGCCTCTTTTCTtctccactttttgttccgATTTTTCACCTCCTCAGTACGTATTTCTTGGTTTATGCTTTCATTTTCCTaattctgtcccgtgtttcctgttttattgttcctttttttctgctCCATTTTTGTTACTTTCCGTCCTGTTTTTCTTCATACATTTTAaatcgttttttattttcttccccgttttccgtcttatcgcttatctttttcccttttgttcgcttccagttttcgtcttattctaaTTTTTTGTCTGCTTTCATCTCGTTTTTGGTCCTCGTCTGTTCCGCTTTTTCTTCTTTGCACCGTTTTACCGTCTTTTcggtcacgtttattctgttttttctacctttttacctttgttatactataacaaaggtttaaaaattggtcgaaaaacacgaaattgatccgaggcccggagggccaagtcacatataccaatcgatagggttcgacgttttgagcaatgtctgtgtgtgtgtgtgtgtgtgtgtgtgtgtgtgtgtgtgtgtgtatgtatgtaatgattttttctatcgcctgtttctcagagatggctgaaccgactcgttcgctattacttttgtttgaaaggtattattgtctagtagatcactattgagttgtttcgtgatacgacgtttcgtttaaaagttatgagcaaaaatgtgaaaactacgtgacatgggtttctccggaactatatgaccgatttcaacgatcttagtatcaaatgatagCTCTTATTAAACCTAAATTGttcagaatttttttattgaaaacaaacaactagtttaaaagttatgcttaaaaaacctgttttgacaaggtaataattatcgcctcgttctcagagatggccaaaccgatttatgcgctattagtctcatttgaaaggtaatatatcctaatagatcactattgattgattttttgataggacgtttaatttgaaagttatgagcaaccgtatacaccacaccaaaattaacaataatttataatggttttaactaagattatttacctaatttcaattattttaatatcaaacgagaggttttgacactacgaatatatatgcaaaatttcataagaattggttttaccggtcaaaagatattaaacctcgaacactcgcgccaacttttgtaacacggttactcgcgcacactatagccccaaaccaaagaaaacatgcgaactaaagttttgattgagaaaacttggttttagatttatcgaacctttgtaagagtttctagaaattgaaagctctatcgtctagtggaatttaaattttgattaatccccctaaaagtgaaataaaaaaatatttttctgcagTGTCAatgtaacacattgatgtgttctgcaaagttatagagcatattactacaagaaattttgctaaagacaataaccttctatctctgcagcgaagatagaaaaatcttatttattgtatatgattttgtaaaatcagtttttctatttttgctctttttgtaattgttgtctGGCTTTTTCatatactacaaaattgtacaaatagtaaaaatacacaactttgctgaaaatagtatacctctatgtttgcttgtttaggaactgtttaggaactttgattataaaaaatactctaATAACTTGaataccagcagacggatacatttaaaacattttacatttgctgatagttttgctgcatacagacaccatttttccatatgaagaaacaagagaaaattcaaGTTGGGGCGaaattctggtacacctcacatgctgattgcttcgtttctgtgatggcggtttatgctgatctattttcccaacaatttaaattattaatgcattgaataattatgatattttgctcataataagtttattggagaatatacgttagttaaacaacgatttgtaattttataacaatatggcgtaggaatacctacacgtgttgtacaaaatacaacagcgtgagtaaccggaggttaataaaaattgatgaaaattattcaagaaaactctattgatttgATTCacatagaatggcattacagaaaattatgcatagttcaaaaacctataaactagacctttactaggcaatgtatatgttaaagaataagatttcctctcacaacttacttttatttgcacttactcagattaataacaacctacttatccttactcagcaatttcatgaaaaaaggatctatcaaaatttgtaaacttattcaattttcaaaaattttatgtaaaccaacgcactacgcaacgttaacc contains these protein-coding regions:
- the LOC128737234 gene encoding CLIP domain-containing serine protease B8-like; translation: MRRTTAAATLFPLFVAVVVARNSSPVWDITTSCAIPNEASRGTCVSPEHCSAYQRINDVGSLSSIGRLSFLRRLQCTGMDEGNICCPRSGNDYRQPSMNESLPKREREKPITVGSRMGGGSNDDAPCGHQSFGQKLLGGQITDIDEFPWMAMLLYDSMGEGTSALSPGCGGALISKSFVVTAAHCLVGKVIQKKGPLKFVRLGEYDLNRDPDCLLDDKFEDCTDGKVDIKPKRTLPHSQYAANSPSQHHDIGLIQLERPVAFTAFIQHICLPEPTATTGMAVGAKLNVCGWGRTDFFRSDLGGHAVSPVKLKVVLPVVDHQSCREIYRPHKLELGSGQMCAGGHKAKDSCAGDSGSPLMFFDSKKGTWILTGLVSLGVQKCGTEGRPGIYTNVREYLGWIQKNSV
- the LOC128740484 gene encoding CLIP domain-containing serine protease B8-like, translating into MLTRLILLVLLIARSSQQQDELPVWESHTRCSIPNESSDGICVSPSECHAYQQISNPSEVLSVGRVSFISALQCSSDNQTLICCPQGHSYKLPQLSAVNVKQRDRNNSLDVDTRFGNDDDCGIQTFVPKILGSITAIDEFPWAALLFYRNGLQGCGAVVIGRSHVLTAAHCVTGKSYDRYGPLQFVRLREYNIHSDPDCMIEYERGSAVRDCAERKIDARPLAIIIHPDYVSHSDQQHHDIALIKIDRIAEYTDFLRPICLPERGFNTGLQSGKTLNVCGWGKTNFFGGKTNSPIKMKSLLPFVDPNNCREAYRSQQISLSQGQICAGGRKGHDSCAGDSGSPLMFYDSNRQQWVLAGIVSRGAMECGTADRPGIYTNVREYLPWIKRHTN